The proteins below come from a single Sorghum bicolor cultivar BTx623 chromosome 4, Sorghum_bicolor_NCBIv3, whole genome shotgun sequence genomic window:
- the LOC8068230 gene encoding autophagy protein 5, whose product MAAPHDEAAAWSEEAARRVWAGAVPLQVHLHDADVTALPPPPAFLTLGPRIGYLPLLIPVIKAHFSNALPPGVDTVWFEYKGLPLKWYVPIGALFDLLCADPERPWNLIVHFRGYPSEILSPCEGEDSVKWSYMNSLKEATFIITGNSKSVMNMSHADQVALWESVMKGNLDGYKSISTRLKIGPFEDDGLVRTASAERKRQQNSDEPESPGSSKPCRVPVRLYVRNVQEDLEYIEDAVPVSDWEGVSYINRPFEIRKVEGRSYITLEHALQTLLPEFFSSKAASRADGSHPAGALDSAADSSDATNSSRSSKEAEQALASPREVGAAKKTKVKLVRVQGIELDMDIPFLWVANNLKNPEYYLHICVYVGTRKQ is encoded by the exons aTGGCTGCCCCGCACGACGAGGCCGCGGCGTGGTCCGAGGAGGCGGCGCGCCGGGTCTGGGCCGGCGCCGTGCCGCTCCAGGTCCACCTCCACGACGCCGACGTCACCGCACTGCCCCCGCCGCCGGCCTTCCTG ACTTTGGGGCCAAGAATTGGGTACTTGCCCCTCTTGATACCTGTTATAAAGGCTCATTTCAGCAATGCGCTCCCACCTGGTGTTGACACTGTTTGGTTTGAATATAAAGGGCTGCCTTTAAAATG GTATGTGCCAATTGGTGCTCTCTTTGACCTTCTATGCGCAGATCCAGAAAGACCATGGAATCTAATA GTCCATTTTAGGGGATATCCCTCAGAAATCTTGTCACCATGCGAGGGTGAAGATAGCGTGAAGTGGAGCTACATGAATTCCCTGAAAGAG GCCACCTTCATCATTACTGGGAACAGTAAGAGTGTGATGAATATGTCACATGCTGATCAAGTCGCTCTGTGGGAATCTGTAATGAAAG GTAACTTAGATGGGTATAAAAGTATCTCCACCAGGCTTAAGATTGGACCATTCGAAGATGATGGGTTAGTACGAACAGCCTCCGCAGAGCGGAAACGTCAACAAAATTCTGATGAACCTGAATCACCTGGATCTAGCAAACCAT GCAGGGTCCCTGTTCGACTATATGTACGCAATGTTCAAGAAGACCTTGAGTATATAGAAGATGCAGTACCTGTTAGTGACTGGGAAGGTGTGTCCTACATAAATCGGCCATTTGAGATTCGCAAGGTTGAAG GTAGAAGCTACATCACCCTGGAACACGCATTGCAAACATTGCTTCCAGAGTTCTTCAGCTCAAAGGCCGCAAGTAGAGCCGACGGCTCCCACCCTGCAGGGGCACTGGACTCAGCTGCAGACAGTTCAGACGCCACCAACTCTTCAAGAAGTTCTAAGGAGGCAGAACAAGCCCTGGCAAGTCCACGAGAGGTGGGTGCTGCCAAGAAAACGAAAGTGAAGCTGGTAAGGGTGCAAGGCATCGAGCTGGACATGGACATCCCGTTCCTTTGGGTCGCCAATAACCTGAAGAACCCTGAATACTACCTCCACATCTGTGTATACGTCGGCACTAGAAAACAATAG
- the LOC8068231 gene encoding aspartyl protease family protein At5g10770 has product MPTLEERLHRDKLRAAYIHRKLSRGKKQGGGGAGGDVVVQQSHAMTVPTTLGTSLDTLEYVITVRLGSPPGKSQTMLIDTGSDISWVRCKPCWQQCRPQVDPLFDPSLSSTYSPFSCSSAACAQLFQEGNANGCSSSGQCQYIAMYGDGSVGTTGTYSSDTLALGSNSNTVVVSKFRFGCSHAETGITGLTAGLMGLGGGAQSLVSQTAGTFGTTAFSYCLPPTPSSSGFLTLGAAGTSSAGFVKTPMLRSSQVPAFYGVRLEAIRVGGRQLSIPTTVFSAGMIMDSGTVVTRLPPTAYSSLSSAFKAGMKQYPPAPSSAGGGFLDTCFDMSGQSSVSMPTVALVFSGAGGAVVNLDASGILLQMETSSIFCLAFVATSDDGSTGIIGNVQQRTFQVLYDVAGGAVGFKAGAC; this is encoded by the coding sequence ATGCCAACTttggaggagaggctccaccgCGACAAGCTCCGAGCTGCCTACATCCACCGGAAGCTCTCCCGCGGCAAGAagcagggcggcggcggcgctggtggtgaCGTCGTGGTCCAGCAATCGCACGCCATGACCGTGCCGACGACCCTGGGCACCTCCCTGGACACGCTGGAGTACGTGATCACCGTACGCCTGGGCTCGCCGCCGGGCAAGTCCCAGACCATGCTCATCGACACCGGCAGCGACATCTCATGGGTGCGGTGCAAGCCGTGCTGGCAGCAGTGCCGCCCCCAGGTGGACCCACTCTTCGACCCCAGCTTGTCCAGCACCTACTCCCCGTTCTCCTGCAGCTCCGCCGCCTGCGCGCAGCTCTTCCAGGAAGGCAACGCCAATGGCTGCTCCAGCTCTGGCCAGTGCCAGTACATTGCCATGTACGGCGACGGCTCGGTGGGCACGACGGGGACCTACAGCTCCGACACGCTGGCGCTGGGCTCCAACTCCAACACCGTCGTCGTCAGCAAGTTCCGGTTCGGGTGCAGCCACGCGGAGACGGGCATCACCGGCCTGACCGCCGGGCTCAtggggctcggcggcggcgcgcagtCGCTGGTGTCGCAGACGGCGGGGACGTTCGGCACGACGGCCTTCTCGTACTGCCTCCCGCCGACGCCGAGCTCCTCCGGGTTCCTCACGctcggcgccgccggaacctcATCGGCGGGCTTCGTCAAGACGCCGATGCTCAGGAGCAGCCAGGTCCCCGCGTTCTACGGCGTGCGCCTTGAGGCCATCAGGGTGGGCGGGAGGCAGCTCAGCATCCCCACCACGGTCTTCTCCGCCGGGATGATCATGGACTCCGGCACGGTCGTCACGCGGCTGCCGCCGACGGCCtactcgtcgctgtcgtcggcGTTCAAGGCCGGAATGAAGCAGTACCCGCCGGCACCGTCAAGCGCTGGCGGCGGCTTCCTCGACACTTGCTTTGACATGAGCGGCCAGTCCAGCGTCAGCATGCCGACCGTCGCGCTAGTCTTCTCCGGGGCCGGGGGCGCCGTTGTCAACCTCGACGCCAGCGGGATCTTGCTGCAGATGGAGACCAGCAGCATCTTCTGCCTCGCCTTCGTGGCCACCAGTGACGACGGCTCTACCGGCATCATCGGCAACGTGCAGCAGCGGACGTTCCAGGTGCTGTACGACGTCGCCGGTGGTGCCGTAGGATTCAAGGCTGGGGCGTGCTAG
- the LOC8068232 gene encoding protein trichome birefringence-like 12 yields MRRKRAASLSPAPASPDASAMRRLRLRLRLPLLLLAIAAVLYLLSAPSRRSPPPEPPLPCGAAPSDATAGRWVPTPEPVPAPLYTGSCPFHRGSYNCLRNGRPPLAPLSWAPARCAGGTGVVPRIDPAAFLAAARGRRVGLVGDSLSENLAVALLCALRSADPGARRWKRRGAWRGGYFPRDDVTVAFHRAVLLAKYTWQPVENPEEIQKDGIKGIYRVDVDIPADEWINVTKFYDVLIFNTGHWWGTYKFPKETPLVFYKDGKPIEPPLSIPDGLKLVIKTMASYIDREAPSTTLKLWRTQSPRHFHGGEWDHNGSCVTDRLLKEHELDSWFDPRFGGVNKDARTVNLVIQEALAGSGIRLVNLTYMSEFRADGHPATWLGKKDAVAVYGQDCMHWCVPGVPDTWVDILAPQILHYFKQLGN; encoded by the exons ATGAGGAGGAAGAGGGCGGCGTCGCtttcgccggcgccggcgtctCCGGACGCGAGCGCAATGcggcgcctccgcctccgcctgcgcctccctctcctcctcctcgcgaTCGCCGCCGTGCTCTACCTCCTCTCCGCGCCGTCCCGGCGTTCCCCGCCACCGGAACCGCCGCTCCCCTGCGGCGCGGCGCCGTCGGACGCGACGGCGGGGCGGTGGGTGCCGACCCCGGAGCCCGTGCCGGCGCCGCTATACACGGGGTCCTGCCCGTTCCACCGGGGCTCTTACAACTGCCTCCGCAACGGCCGCCCGCCGCTGGCCccgctctcctgggcgcccgcgcgCTGCGCCGGCGGCACCGGCGTCGTCCCGAGGATCGACCCCGCGGCGTTCCTCGCCGCCGCCAGGGGCCGCCGCGTCGGCCTCGTCGGGGACTCGCTGTCCGAGAACCTCGCCGTCGCGCTGCTCTGCGCGCTCCGCTCCGCCGACCCCGGCGCGCGCAGGTGGAAGCGCCGCGGCGCCTGGCGCGGCGGCTACTTCCCCCGGGACGACGTCACCGTCGCCTTCCACCGCGCCGTGCTGCTCGCCAAGTACAC GTGGCAGCCAGTGGAGAATCCGGAGGAAATTCAGAAGGATGGGATAAAAGGGATTTACAGAGTGGATGTGGACATTCCTGCTGATGAATGGATAAACGTCACCAAGTTCTACGATGTGCTAATTTTCAACACCGGGCACTG GTGGGGGACATACAAATTCCCAAAAGAGACTCCCCTTGTGTTCTACAAAGATGGAAAaccaatcgagcctccactcagCATTCCTGACGGCCTGAAACTGGTCATCAAAACCATGGCGTCTTACATCGACAGGGAGGCCCCAAGCACGACGCTGAAGCTATGGCGCACGCAGTCGCCTCGGCACTTCCATGGCGGCGAGTGGGATCACAACGGCAGCTGCGTGACCGACAGACTCCTCAAAGAGCATGAG CTGGACTCATGGTTTGATCCGCGGTTCGGGGGCGTGAACAAGGACGCGAGGACGGTGAACTTGGTGATCCAAGAAGCGCTGGCAGGGTCAGGGATCCGGCTGGTGAACCTGACGTACATGAGCGAGTTCAGAGCCGACGGCCATCCGGCGACGTGGCTGGGGAAGAAGGACGCGGTGGCTGTGTATGGGCAGGACTGCATGCACTGGTGCGTGCCTGGCGTGCCGGACACCTGGGTCGACATCTTGGCGCCACAAATCTTGCATTACTTCAAGCAGCTGGGAAATTAA